CACAAGAacagtgtgtgttacagggatGGGCTTACCAGAGTGACTCTTCATCAGAGATGGGCAGCTTTGGTGGAggccacaaaaaaaaaaacgaactcatctgcgtacccacatccatacccacagccggccctagccttttgggggccctaagcaaaATAATTTTtggtttgctgcaattctacacattttgccattcgGCAGAGAGAAAACCTAGCAATTTTCTAACACATTTTATGCAATTGTAATGtgccgttttaaagctaatttcttgCAATACTATAGATTTTGCCACAGGGTGGATTGAAATGTTTGCCGTTTTTAATGTGATATCAGAGTGACTATCAAAATCAATAGGGGCCCCACGGTCGGTAATGCGACCTTGATTACTAAAAGTTTAGATAGATTGGTAAGTCTAGTGGCCAGCTAACACATTTTAGCTGCTATGGGCTACTTGAGTGACTGACAAaataagagaaaaactgctgatgcacaaccaaattttgaAACTCCACCttatgtattctactattctagaGTAAATTGAGACCCCCCTGAAAAAGAGAGAATTGATCCGCGGGCCACCAGTTGCCCGTCCCTGCTCTACAGGGTAGAAGGAATCGAGCTACCAGAAACCACAATCAGCTATTTCAACCACTATCCCCTATAAATTAAGAGAtttagtatttaaaaaaaaaaaaaaattcacctttatttaaccaggtaggctagttgagaacaagctctcatttacaactgcgacctggccaagataaagcatagcagtgtgaacagacaacacagagttacacatggagtaaactattaacaagtcaataacacagtagaaaaaaaaaaagagaaaaaaagagagtctatataaattgtgtgcaaaaggcatgaggaggtaggcgaataattacaattttgcagattaacactggagtgataaataatcagatggtcatgtacaggtagagatactggtgtgcaaaagagcagaaaagtaaataaatataaacagtatggggatgaggtaggtcaattgggtgggctatttaccgatagactatgtacagctgcagcgctcggttagctgctcagatagcagatgtttaaagttggtgagggagataaaagtctccaacttcagcgatttttgcaattcgttccagtcacaggcagcagagaactggaacgaaaggcagccaaataaggtgttggctttggggatgatcagtgagatacacctgctggagcgcgtgctacgggtgggtgttgccatcatgaccagtgaactgagataaggcggagctatacctagcatggacttgtatatgacctggagccagtgggtctggcgacgaatatgtagcgagggccagccgactagagcatgcaggtcgcagtggtgggtggtataaggtgctttagtaacaaaacggatggcactgtgataaactgcatccagtttgctgagtagggtattggaagctattttgtagatgacatcgccgaagtcgaggatcggtaggatagtccgttttacgagggtaagtttggcggcgtgagtgaaggaggctttattgcggaatagaaagccgactctagatttgattttagattggagatgtttgatatgagtctggaaggagagtttacagtctttttattttttaaattttacctttatttaaccaggcaagtcagttaagaacacattcttattttcaatgacggcctgggaacagtgggttaactgcctgttcaggggcagaacgacagatttgtaccttgtcagctcgggggtttgaactcgcaaccttccggttactagtccaacgctctaaccactaggctacgctgccagacacctaggtacttatagatgtccacatattctaggtcagaaccatccagggtggtgatgctagtcgggcgtgcgggtgcaggcagcgaacagttgaaaagcatgtatttggttttactggcatttaagagcagttgtggaggccacggaaggagtgttgtatggcgttgaagctcgtttggaggttagatagcagtgtccaaggaagggccggaagtatacagaatggtgtcgtctgcgtagaggtggatcagggaatcgcccgcagcaagagcaacatcattgatatatatagagaaaagagtcagcccgagaattgaaccctgtggcacccccatagagactgccagaggaccggacaacaagccctccgatttgacacactgaactctgtttgcaaagtagttggtgaaccaggcaaggcagtcattagaaaagccgtggctactgagtctgccgataagaatatggtgattgacagagtcgaaagccttggccaggtcgatgaagacggctgcacagtactgtcttttatcgatggcggttatgatatcgtttagtaccttgagcgtggctgaggtgcacccgtgtcCGGCTCAGAAACCAgactgcacagcggagaaggtacggtgggattcgagatggtcagtgacctgtttgttgacttggctttcgaagaccttagatacgcagggcaggatggatataggtctgtaacagtttgggtccagggtgtctccccctttgaagagggggatgactgcggcagctttccaatccttggggatctcagacgatatgaaagaggttgaacaggctggtaataggggttaggacaatggcggcggatagtttcagaaatagagaactatttgatgctattgcagtccgccacaggatgtttttgtgctggtcgagggcagtcaggtctggagtgaaccaagggctatatctgttcttagttctgcattttttgaacggagcatgcttatctaagatggtgaggaagttacttttaaagaatgaccaggcattctcaactgacgggatgaggtcaatatccttccaggatacccgggccaggtcgattagaaaggcctgctcgcagaagtgttttagggagtgctTGACAgcgatgaggggtggtcgtttgactgtggATCCGTAGCAGATACAggtaatgaggcagtgatcgctgagatcctggttaaaaagacagcggaggtgtatttggagggccagttggtcaggatgacgtcagTGCATTAAGACtccttcccttttcccacattttcttGTTACAGcctctaaaatggatcaaatacatttgtttcctcattaatctacacacaataccccataatgataaagcgaaaacaggattttagatgATTTTTTTATCTACTTAAGTATTCACGACCCTTTGCCatgacactcgaaattgagctcaggtgtatcctgcttccattgatcatccttgagatgtttctacaacttgattggagtccacctgtggtaaaatcaattgattttacatgatttggaaaggcacacacctgtttatataaggtccaacaGATTTCAGCAAAGACCAGGGATTGTCTGTAgaactccaagacaggattgtgtcgaggcacagatctggggaagggtactaaaaaattgctgcagcattgaaggtccccaagaacacagtggcctccgtcattcttaaatggaagacgtttggaaccaccaggactcttcctagagctggccacaggccaaactaagcaatcgggggagaagggccttggtcagggaggtgaccaagaacccaaaatgtactctgacagagctacagagttcttctgcagagatgggagaacattccagaaggacagccatctctgcagcactccaccaaacaggtttttatggtagagtggtcagacggaagccactcctctgtaaaagacacatgacagcccgcttggatttgccaaaaggcacctaaaggactttcagaccatgagaaacaagattctctggtctgatgaaaccaagatttaactctttggcctgaataccaagcgtcacatctggaggaaatctggcaccatccctacgatgaagcatggtggtggcagcatcatgctgtggggatgcttttcagtggcagggactgggagactagtcaggatcaagggaaagatgaacggagcaaagtatagagagatccttgatgaaaacctgctccagagtgctcaggacctcagcctggggtgaaggttcaccttccaacaggacaacgaccctaagcacacagccaaaacaatgcaagaggggcttcaggacaagtctctgaatgtccttgagtggcccagccagagtccaggcttgaaccagatcgaacatcttCAGAGAGACCTGAAACTAGCTGTGcaacgacgctccccatccaacagaACAGTTATAGACAAGAACAACATAAGATAATATTACAAAAGTACATATTAGAGTTTCCCATGTGTTTTCTAGCTGCTGCTAGCTAGCAGGCTCACCCATGTAGGCAATCTTCTTCTGTAGAGTGGTGACAGGGCAGTCCTTGTGAGCCAGCAGTAGCTGTTTGAGATGAGCCACCTCATTCCTCAGGAGAGACACTTCATTCTGAAGAAACACAGTAACACAATGAGTCAATACTCtgtctctacccagtacagccagaagaggaccgaATATCTTCTATTTTCAAACTGGTTGAACTGTTTCAACGAGTAAGTGGTtcggagaaaaggagagatgagaccGAAGTACAGTGCGGCTTTGAAAATCATCACACACACCGCCAGCGAGACGTTCATGGAGACGAGCTCCTCTGCCTTCTTCTCCAGGGAGTTGACCCAGACTTTGCGTTTCTGTCGGCAACGCGAGGCGGCCGCCCGGTTCCTCTCCAGGAAACGCTGTCGACGGTCGTCCGGGTCGTCCTCCGCCGCACGCCGCCGCCGACCACCAGTAGGCTGGGccggagacacctggagggaaggggggagagggcgtggtggaaatggagagagagtgaggtgggagagagagtgaggtgggagagagtgtgagggttTGAGTCAGATTGTCAACACCTAAAACAAGACTGATACAAAATTGTCTTTCAGTGCCTAAATAATAATGCCCCTGCCCTTCTACTGATGTCAACGAACGACAGGTCATGAAGATCCAAGTCAAGAGGATTTTGATAATATTCTACTgccaccagggttggggtcaattcaggaagtacactgaaatttCTATTTACTTTcagaattgactggaattgaaatggattgagcccaaccctgattACCAGAAAGTAAAACCTCCATGTGTATTCTTTACAATGAACATGCatgtgcgtgagtgagtgagtgcttgaGGGAGTAAGAGTGTGTCCATGTCTCCACGTCGTCTTACCTGTGGCTGTGCTGGGGAGGGTGCGTCGGGGTGCTGCACCAGTAACTGGCTCTGTTCCATCCTCTGGGGGTGCATGGGGCTGCCGGCCATACCTCCCATACCATGACCTCCTGAACTCTGCTGGGCCAGCGCTGCCTTCAGCCTCTACAGGAGACAGGACAACCAGGACCATTTTAACATTAAAAACACACATGgacaaaatacacacacaaaaacaaacacaaacacgtgTTCCTTTATGTTGTCACAACTGCTTCTGGACTATTGCCATCTCAGTCACGTGACAAACAAACCGAGATAGAAGGAGGGATTGAAGGGTAAAGGGCAACGAAGGGagatagatacatagatacagtttaagtcggaagtttacatacacttaggttggagtcattaaaactcgcttttcaaccactttggcaagtcggttaggacatctactttgtgcatgacacaagtcatttttcaaacaattgtttacagacagattatttcacttataattcactgtatcccaattccagtgggtcagaagttgacatacactaagttgaatgtgcctttaaacagcttggaaaattccagacaatgatgtcatggctttagaagcttctgataggctaattgacataatttgagtcaattggagatgtacctgtggatgtatttcaaggcctaacttcaaactcagtgcctctttgcttgacatcatggggaaatcaaaagaaatcagccaagacctcaaacaATTGTAGACTTCtacaagtctggctcatccttggaagcaatttccaaacacctgaaggtaccacgatcatctgtacaaacaatagtacgcaagtataaacaccatgggaccacgcagccgtcatactgctcaggaaggagacgcattctgtctcctagagatgagcgtactttggtgcgaaaacaacaaatcaatcccagaacaacagcaaaggaccttgtgaagatgctggaggaaaccggtacaaaagtgtctgtatccacagtaaaacgagtcctatatcgacataacctgaaaggccgctcagcaaggaagaagccactgctccaaaaccaccatgaaaaagccagactacggtttgcaactgcacatggggacaaagtttGTACTTTTTGAGGAAATGTcttctggtcagatgaaacaaaaatagaactgtttggccaaaatgaccattgttatgtttggaggaaaaagggggaaggcttgcaagctgaagaacaccatcccaaacgtgaagcacgggggtggcagcgtcatgttgtgggggtgctttgctgcaggagggactggtgcactttacaaaatagatggcatattgaagcaacatctcaagacatcagtcaataagtaaaagcttggtcgcaaatgggtcttccaaatggacaatgaccccaagcactcttccaaagttgtggcaaaatggcttaaggacaaaagtcaagttattggagtggccatcacaaatccctgacctcaatcctatagaaaatctgtgggcagaactgaaaaagcatgtgcgagcaaggaggcctacaaacctgactcagttacaccagctctgtcaggaggaatgggccaaaattcacccaacttattgtgggaagcttgtggaaggctacccaaaacaattgacccaagttaaactatttaaaaggcaatgctaccaaatactcattaagtgtatgtaaacttctgacccactgggaatgtgatgaaagaaataaagctgaaataaatcaatccttctctctactattattctggcatttgacattcttaaaataaagtggtgatcctaactgacctaagacagtgaatttttactaggattaaaagtcagtaattgtgaaaaactgagttcaaatgtatttggctaaggtgtatgtaaacttatgacttcaactgtacatacatagagaaaggagaaatgggggagatcGAGGGGgaaagaaccagagagagagagagaaggtgggtgagaaagagcaagagaggacCAGAAATAGAGATAGATCTCACAATATTGGTTTCAGAGTGTGTGGTACACCCGAAGGGGTAGACCAAGGGGAACAGAGAGCCTATAGATCTATAGGATAATTTGCATAACTGAGTGTAATTAAATTGGCATGTGTGTATTTTCATTAGTTTGTCATGCGTCTTAATTATCACACGGGCACCACACGCGCATTAAAAAGCCTAGTTTGAGCGGAATATCACCCGTCAGACACAGAGAGCTGCAGTGCCCGGTTGGATaaaacattgaaataaatatTCCCCTCATCTTTTCCATTACAGTTTCCTTAACTTGAAGTCAGTCGCAAACAACTTTTTAAGGAGAATTTCCCCTTTAAATTAAGTGAAAATGTTCAAATTGAGGGCCCGGTTGCATAAAACATCTTAAGTGTTTCCCTTAAGGGTTTACTTACCTTAAGGAATACTTTTCCCTTACCTAAGGGAATTGTTTAAGGGCGTTGCATAGAGCCTCACAAATATTTCCTTAGGCAAGGGCAAACAACAAAGCTTAATCCCCATCaggatacatttttattttggggtgtagttacccttttGTTCAAGTGTGCACCTAGCAAGAGGATGTTGTTTAGCGGTGTTTTTGTAGGGCACTTTGCAACTCCCTTATTTGTTTTTGGTTTGCAAAACAAATATCTGCTggattgatgaaaataatcaagACATGATTCTGTCAGGTAAGCATAGGCTAATTTTTAGTTAGCATTTCATTGAGAAGGCTTTTGAGAAACATTTCCATCTACACACAGACATTCCCATTGCCTCTTCAGAAAGTTGCAGGAAATACGAATCACTGATGCATTCCGTTCATGTCTTATGATAAACTTGGGCAAATTAATAATtgttcaatacatttagttgattccctactaaaaGGTAAATAGATTTTAGAATATTGTTGAAATCCGTTTTAATACCTGGATTACGTGAGGGACCTAATTATGATATTTGGACCAGAATGAGGCTACCTACACTACCTATTGTTCCTGTAGTGATGATTATTCACCATCTTCATCTTTTCATAAATTATCTGCAGATAAATCGGCAAAAAGTAGCCTATGCAAATTAGGGAGTCAAATGAACGGCTCTCTCATCGATGCGATAGGCTGACGAGACGAGTCACTCACTTTACCGTCACTGTCTGGCAAGCCCCAAAATCCTAGGAAAGGAAGCCTAGGAAATATGAATGATACCAGAAAACAATAATTAGGATTTTGACTCATCGTTACCACTTACATTACATGGGAGGTGCAAATTCACGAGCATCATGCTCTTTCCCTCCTCCGTGCAAAGAAATTTGACTGCAACCAACCATAGCGCACACAAATTATACCGGGGAGGCGGGACAGACAGCAGACTGCAGGTGCCTATCCTATCAATAGATCACTAGAAGATGCATATCGTTCATTCTAGCGAGAGAGGGCTTGACGGACAAGCAAAATGAAAGTAGCCTACTTCATTTGAAGTGGAAAATTTGTCTGTAGCCGCAGCCGGCGCTAATGGAAAACCCTGCTTGCTATTGTTtcaatagttttaaaaaatgtctGTTGTTTGTATGAACGCATAGTATTTTCTGTTGGTCACATCATTTTTACTGTTTGGAACAAATGTAAGCGTTTGTTAAGCGGTTAATGAGGGTCAGTTAGATGGCAGAAAAATTGACAGGAATGTGCATCCCTAatagagaaagatagaaagacacagagagagaaagagagagagagagacacacagagagacagatgcatCTGTTCCTAACCATTTTGGCCTCCGAGTGTGTGGTGTACCCCGAGGGGGAGTTGGAGCCGCTGCTGCCACCTCCCAGAGGAGGACCAGGGATGCCGGGAATGTTGGGCACCATGTGCATGGGCCGGGCCAGCTAGAGAAaggatgcgcacacacacacacacattttaacaACCAAGGTTGGGGTTCATACAGtgtttcaaagtacttcatgtaTTCTCTATGTGAATTAATACTCATTATAGACAACTAGTGCAAGCGTACAATTTAATTATTATATGATCAAACTACACTCTGACTGATATGTTATTACTCTGTTACTAATGTAATAATAATTAGAATAAATGCCAGTCATCTGTGCAAACATTTTACATACGGGCATTCCGAGAATCGAACGCACTATACTGGCGTTGCAAGCGTCATGCTGAGCTATGGGGGACCAGCTTCCAGGTAATGGTCAGCTTCCACTTGAATCAGAATTGGCAACAACCAATTCAACAAACCAGAGAAGGGCAGAGCGATGAAGGCAGGTTACTTACAGATATGACAGAGGCTATCTGCATGGGTCCAGGGAGGAGCCCGTTGGGAAGGTGCATCATCATGGGGTAGTGGCCTGTGGGAGAGctagaagagagaggtagagggttaCTGATGGGAaggaaaaaaacattatttggaAATCTTCATCTTGCCCTCTGATAGGCTAGGTGGAATTTACACCATATAGGATACACTTATCCAATCCTTTCAGTTCTACAGAAATGGCCTAGGGGGGTAgggattgtaaaaaaaaaaaaaaaaaaagggttgAAGTGAGATTCGGCATTTAACAGCCATCTTTAACTGGATCTCCAGGCCCCACGGAGGACTAGCTTGGTTCCAGAACTGCTTATGCCATCTTCAGATCTGGAACCAAGTTTGTGGCGAGAAGACCAGTCACTCACCCCAATACGGTGCGGTTGGATGGTGGGGTGGGTGTGATGACAGAGGTGGGTGAAGGC
The sequence above is a segment of the Oncorhynchus nerka isolate Pitt River linkage group LG20, Oner_Uvic_2.0, whole genome shotgun sequence genome. Coding sequences within it:
- the atf7a gene encoding cyclic AMP-dependent transcription factor ATF-7a isoform X4, with the protein product MGDDRPFVCNASGCGQRFTNEDHLAVHKHKHEMSLKFAPARTDSVIIQGTGSPNQTPTPTRFLKNCEEVGLFNELASSFAEEFRKAQEDDDKRAKNPLPAPNREVALDMSLQTPSAEAVKVKEETPVEVDSSPPGSPDSFSSMSDSSRDTMVRRGKDTPPRPALSSAPTPTIMRPGALPVRPRPGSLPLHLGFDALQPTMPSPTSVITPTPPSNRTVLGSPTGHYPMMMHLPNGLLPGPMQIASVISLARPMHMVPNIPGIPGPPLGGGSSGSNSPSGYTTHSEAKMRLKAALAQQSSGGHGMGGMAGSPMHPQRMEQSQLLVQHPDAPSPAQPQVSPAQPTGGRRRRAAEDDPDDRRQRFLERNRAAASRCRQKRKVWVNSLEKKAEELVSMNVSLANEVSLLRNEVAHLKQLLLAHKDCPVTTLQKKIAYMGRSCK